A single window of Colletotrichum destructivum chromosome 9, complete sequence DNA harbors:
- a CDS encoding Putative kinesin-like protein, with amino-acid sequence MAPAGGGNIKVVVRVRPFNSREIDRGSKCIIEMKDNQTILATPPDAHTKNAKDAGQKVFAFDRSYWSFDRKDSHYAGQDNLFDDLGQPLLDNAFGGYNNCIFAYGQTGSGKSYSMMGYGKEVGIIPNICQDMFKRITALQEDKNLRCTVEVSYLEIYNERVRDLLNPSTKGNLKVREHPSTGPYVEDLAKLVVGSFQEIEHLMDEGNKARTVAATNMNETSSRSHAVFTLMLTQKKFDPETKMEMEKVAKISLVDLAGSERATSTGATGARLKEGAEINRSLSSLGRVISALADISTGKKKKGPGGQVPYRDSVLTWLLKDSLGGNSMTAMIAAISPADINYDETLSTLRYADSAKRIKNHAVVNEDANARMIRELKEELALLRNQLGGGGGGGTAGAAGGAAGGVVTSEEVYPEGTPLEKQFVSITSSDGAVKKVSKAEIAEQLNQSEKLLTDLNQTWEQKLAKTEEIHKEREAALEELGISIEKGFIGLSTPKKMPHLVNLSDDPLLAECLVYNLKPGLTTVGNMDTNADNQANIRLNGTRILHDHCAFENGPDGTVMVIPSEGASVMVNGKRIEEPKQLHSGYRVILGDFHIFRFNHPMEAQKERADKSLLRQSVTASQLQNLEKSIPTPAVSPRPGHERNWSKTGSDIGDSRPDSPIPFRTGRDNDWSFARREAAEAILGTNQNLASLTDEELNALFEGIQRARAERVNGREGDDDAESVTSYPIREKYMSTGTLDNFSLDTALTMPSTPKQGEVDDKLREVREEMQSQLDRQKEEYQDQLKTAEAANVEVEEIRKEKLRMEETLQAIKEDMQQQLEVQRRQFEEKLEKMDPLKRPKANPKLSDEEIETAKQVVNHWRTRRYVRMAEAVLQHASTLKEAQIMSNELDEGVVFQFTVVDLGHSICSTYDMVLNGLTGEGDDIALDETQKPCIGVRVVDYKNCVVHLWSLEKLHDRVRQMRQMHQYLDQPEYAQHLSLDNPFIETCMPQYTLVGEVDVPLKAVFESRVQDFALDVLSPHTSHAIGMIKLSLEPSHARAPSNTLKFNVVMHEMLGFAEREGTEVHAQLFIPGVSEEDGITTTQMVKDFDEGPIRFESVHSMSVPLFSPQNVTLRAAIFAKVSAMHLDKLLSWDDMRDAVPVSRGRPKGARIAESQFYTEEKHDLLARIQILELNEEGEYAPVEVAQTSEMDGGTFQLHQGLQRRISINITHSSGDALPWDDAMNLRVGKIQLLDQAGKSPDMTSTSPTIALKLANKPAFRDNANGTRSITMTGQWDSSLHNSLLLDRVTADKYRVQMTVAWEVSSSKFAEPMKFAMHVCCQIMSRSWVRQTSMFSSLWQSVRFVHATSAIFTLSMRPAPIKRIGDLWRMSSQHDYVKGEEQLTTWTPRGVSLVSDFILARKKRRRIAEIGAVQTLLKKIGLPEPKAKPAEQETQDEEDLPPQSTYQNDDDDLLNDTPESSQVPEDDDLVNGDGQETPQAEEEIATVEAPQETEMPERERQMLGKCIKLWHKYPDPLLQILSPTNTDPPTDGSAPEASAPPSLIPTIIRVPKNPKVLKGGYLLIPNSSSTRWVKRFVELRRPYLHIHSVTDGDEVAIVSLRNSRLDSQPGVIGLLSGDDDDTGSQTNGSGEEFRPSHRRTASGRVISTIWTGTGTGGAANGAGGGLQRLSERLQAGVFAIYGTDNTWLFAARSERDKRDWIFRIDQSYFSGSDSANGSGAGSPDRYDDSLIGGY; translated from the exons ATGGCGCCAGCAGGTGGTGGAAACAtcaaggtggtggtgagagTCAGGCCGTTCAACAGTAGAG AAATCGATCGTGGTTCAAAATGCATCATTGAGATGAAAGACAACCAGACGATCCTCGCCACACCTCCCGATGCCCACACCAAGAACGCAAAGGATGCCGGCCAAAAAGTCTTCGCCTTTGATAGATCATACTGGTCGTTCGATCGAAAGGACTCCCACTATGCCGGTCAAGACAACCTATTCGACGATCTTGGCCAGCCGCTTTTGGACAACGCATTCGGAGGTTACAACAACTGTATTTTCGCCTACGGTCAAACCGGTTCTGGAAAGTCGTACTCCATGATGGGATACGGCAAGGAGGTCGGCATCATCCCGAATATTTGCCAAGATATGTTTAAGAGAATCACGGCCTTGCAGGAGGACAAGAACCTGCGATGTACGGTGGAAGTGTCATACCTCGAGATCTACAATGAGCGGGTGCGAGATCTGCTCAACCCGTCGACCAAAGGCAACCTCAAGGTTCGCGAGCACCCTTCGACTGGACCATACGTCGAAGACTTGGCAAAATTGGTGGTCGGCAGCTTCCAGGAGATTGAGCACTTGATGGACGAGGGAAACAAGGCAAGAACTGTCGCGGCAACCAATATGAACGAGACATCTAGCCGAAGTCATGCAGTCTTTACTTTGATGCTCACTCAAAAGAAGTTCGACCCCGAAACCaagatggagatggaaaAGGTCGCCAAGATCAGTCTCGTTGATTTGGCTGGTTCGGAAAGAGCCACATCAACAGGCGCTACAGGCGCCCGCCTGAAGGAAGGTGCCGAGATTAACAGGTCACTGTCCTCTCTAGGCCGTGTAATTTCAGCGCTCGCTGATATCTCGActggaaagaagaagaagggacCTGGCGGGCAGGTCCCCTATCGAGACAGTGTTCTGACTTGGCTGCTCAAAGATTCATTAGGTGGTAACAGCATGACTGCCATGATTGCAGCCATCAGTCCAGCAGACATCAACTACGACGAAACTCTCAGTACACTACGATATGCTGATTCGGCTAAGCGAATCAAGAACCACGCGGTCGTCAACGAAGACGCCAACGCTCGTATGATCAGAGAACTCAAGGAAGAGCTTGCCCTCTTGAGGAATCAACtagggggcggcggcggcggcggaacAGCAGGTGCCGCCGGAGGAGcagccggcggcgttgtcaCGTCCGAGGAAGTCTATCCGGAAGGCACGCCTCTAGAGAAGCAATTTGTGTCCATCACATcgagcgacggcgccgtgaAGAAAGTCTCTAAGGCCGAGATTGCTGAGCAGCTTAACCAGAGCGAGAAGCTGCTCACAGACCTGAACCAGACGTGGGAGCAGAAATTGGCCAAAACTGAAGAGATTCACAAGGAGCGCGAAGCCGCGCTTGAGGAGCTCGGTATCAGCATCGAAAAGGGCTTTATCGGACTCTCCACGCCCAAGAAGATGCCCCATTTAGTCAATCTCTCGGACGATCCACTGCTCGCCGAATGCCTGGTGTACAACCTCAAGCCAGGATTAACCACTGTGGGGAATATGGACACGAATGCCGACAACCAGGCGAACATTCGCCTCAACGGGACGCGAATATTACATGATCATTGCGCGTTCGAGAACGGACCAGATGGTACCGTTATGGTCATCCCCAGCGAAGGCGCCTCTGTCATGGTCAATGGTAAACGGATCGAAGAGCCTAAGCAGCTCCACTCTGGTTATCGAGTCATTTTGGGTGATTTCCACATCTTCCGTTTCAACCATCCCATGGAGGCCCAAAAGGAGAGAGCAGACAAGAGCCTTTTGAGACAGTCTGTCacagccagccagctgcAGAACCTCGAAAAGAGCATACCTACGCCGGCAGTCAGCCCTCGGCCAGGACACGAACGGAATTGGAGCAAGACTGGATCGGATATTGGCGACAGTCGGCCGGACTCTCCGATTCCATTTCGCACCGGACGCGATAACGATTGGAGCTTTGCGAGACGCGAGGCTGCAGAGGCTATACTCGGTACAAACCAGAACTTGGCTAGCCTTACGGACGAGGAACTCAATGCCTTGTTCGAGGGCATCCAAAGAGCGCGTGCTGAGCGTGTCAACGGCCGTgagggtgacgatgatgcggAGTCAGTCACTTCATATCCTATTCGAGAAAAATACATGTCGACTGGCACCCTTGACAACTTCTCTCTCGATACCGCGCTCACCATGCCCTCGACCCCCAAACAGGGGGAAGTGGACGACAAGCTCAGAGAAGTGCGAGAGGAGATGCAATCCCAGCTCGACCGGCAAAAAGAGGAGTATCAAGACCAGCTCAAGACAGCTGAAGCAGCCAACGTCGAAGTGGAAGAGATCAGAAAGGAGAAGCTGAGGATGGAAGAAACCTTGCAGGCAATAAAAGAAGACATGCAGCAGCAATTGGAGGTTCAGCGTCGCCAATTCGAGGAAAAGCTCGAGAAAATGGATCCGCTAAAGAGGCCAAAGGCTAATCCCAAGCTGTCCGACGAGGAAATCGAAACCGCCAAGCAGGTCGTCAACCACTGGCGGACCCGACGCTACGTGCGAATGGCCGAAGCGGTTCTACAACACGCCTCGACGTTGAAGGAAGCACAGATCATGAGTAACGAGCTCGACGAAGGCGTGGTTTTCCAGttcaccgtcgtcgaccttggccacTCCATCTGTTCTACCTACGACATGGTCTTGAACGGGTTGACAGGCGAAGGGGACGATATCGCTCTCGACGAGACCCAGAAGCCATGCATCGGCGTTCGTGTCGTCGACTACAAGAATTGCGTTGTCCATCTCTGGAGTCTTGAGAAGCTTCACGACCGCGTTCGCCAAATGCGACAGATGCACCAATACCTCGATCAACCCGAGTATGCGCAGCACTTGAGCCTTGATAATCCCTTCATCGAAACCTGCATGCCGCAGTACACCCTTGTGGGAGAAGTCGACGTGCCTCTgaaggccgtcttcgagaGCAGGGTTCAGGACTTTGCGCTCGACGTTCTCTCACCACACACCTCCCACGCCATCGGCATGATCAAGCTTTCTTTGGAGCCGTCACATGCCCGAGCCCCATCCAACACGCTAAAATTCAACGTTGTTATGCACGAGATGTTGGGGTTcgccgagagggagggcaCAGAGGTTCATGCTCAGCTGTTCATCCCCGGGGTgtcggaggaggatggcATCACAACTACGCAGATGGTCAAGGACTTTGACGAAGGGCCGATTCGGTTTGAGAGCGTGCATAGTATGAGCGTCCCTCTTTTTAGCCCGCAGAATGTCACCCTTCGGGCAGCCATTTTCGCCAAAGTATCCGCCATGCACCTGGACAAGCTGCTGAGCTGGGACGATATGAGAGATGCTGTACCGGTGTCCCGAGGTAGACCCAAAGGCGCACGAATCGCCGAGTCGCAGTTCTACACGGAGGAGAAGCATGACCTGTTGGCAAGGATACAGATCCTCGAGCTCAATGAAGAAGGAGAGTATGCGCCTGTCGAAGTCGCGCAGACGAGCGAGATGGATGGCGGCACGTTCCAGCTCCACCAGGGGCTGCAGCGTCGCATCTCCATCAACATCACGCACAGCTCCGGCGATGCGTTGCCTTGGGATGATGCGATGAATCTCAGGGTGGGCAAAATCCAGCTCCTGGACCAGGCAGGGAAGTCTCCCGACATGACTTCCACGTCCCCGACCATCGCTCTCAAGCTTGCCAACAAGCCCGCTTTCCGCGACAATGCCAACGGCACCCGAAGCATTACAATGACCGGTCAGTGGGATTCCAGCCTGCACAACTCCTTGTTGCTGGACAGAGTCACAGCGGATAAGTACCGCGTTCAGATGACGGTGGCCTGGGAAGTCAGCTCTAGCAAGTTTGCGGAACCGATGAAGTTTGCGATGCACGTCTGCTGTCAGATCATGTCGAGATCATGGGTGCGGCAGACGTCAATGTTCTCCTCGTTGTGGCAAAGCGTCCGATTTGTTCATGCGACCAGCGCCATTTTTACGCTGTCGATGCGCCCTGCGCCCATTAAGAGGATAGGCGACCTCTGGCGGATGAGCAGCCAGCACGATTATGTCAAGGGAGAAGAACAACTCACCACATGGACTCCCCGTGGGGTTTCCCTCGTCAGCGACTTCATCCTCGCTCGTAAGAAGAGAAGACGGATCGCCGAGATTGGGGCCGTGCAGACTCTGCTCAAAAAGATCGGCCTGCCCGAACCGAAGGCCAAGCCAGCAGAGCAGGAGACccaagacgaggaggacctACCTCCCCAGTCGACATACCAaaatgatgatgacgacctGCTGAACGACACGCCGGAGAGCTCGCAGGTGCCAGAGGATGATGACCTCGTCAACGGAGACGGTCAAGAGACGCCGcaagccgaagaagagatAGCGACTGTTGAAGCACCGCAGGAGACAGAGATGCCAGAGCGGGAGAGGCAGATGCTTGGAAAATGCATCAAGCTCTGGCACAAGTATCCCGATCCACTGCTGCAGATCCTCAGCCCAACCAACACCGATCCCCCCACAGACGGGTCTGCGCCGGAGGCGTCGGCTCCGCCGAGCCTGATTCCGACCATCATCAGAGTGCCGAAAAACCCAAAGGTGCTCAAGGGAGGCTACCTGCTCATCCCGAACAGTAGCTCGACGAGATGGGTCAAGCGGTTTGTCGAGTTGAGACGGCCATATCTTCACATCCACTCTGTCActgatggcgatgaggtaGCCATTGTCAGTTTGCGAAACTCGCGTCTCGACAGCCAGCCTGGCGTCATTGGTCTGCTGTctggcgatgacgatgacacGGGCTCCCAAAccaacggcagcggcgaaGAGTTCCGTCCGAGCCACCGACGGACAGCATCCGGACGCGTCATCTCTACCATATggaccggcaccggcacAGGCGGTGCGGCAAatggcgcgggcggcggtcTGCAGAGACTGAGCGAGCGATTACAAGCCGGCGTCTTTGCCATCTACGGTACGGACAACACATGGTTGTTCGCCGCGCGCAGCGAGCGTGACAAGAGGGACTGGATCTTTCGCATTGACCAAAGTTATTTCTCGGGAAGCGACAGCGCAAACGGCAGCGGTGCGGGAAGCCCCGACAGATACGACGACTCCCTTATCGGCGGGTACTGA
- a CDS encoding Putative cytochrome b5-like heme/steroid binding domain-containing protein, which produces MCVCVLFACDFVSSKNFLPHHSPTTHQSHLATNISRLTAFAFSARQIPTATVQSSHDTRHSYSPTEIAKMSKTFTTQEVAQHKTDKDMWIIVEDGVYDITAFQSEHPGGEKILKRFAGKNATKVFWKYHNEKVLEKYGGKLRIGTVGESAKL; this is translated from the exons atgtgtgtgtgtgtgttgtttGCGTGCGACTTCGTTTCTTCTAAGAATTTCCTCCCTCATCACTCACCCACCACTCACCAATCTCACCTCGCAACCAACATCTCACGTCTCACTGCCTTCGCCTTTTCAGCAAGACAAATACCGACCGCCACTGTACAATCTTCACACGACACACGGCACTCTTACTCCCCTACCGAAATCGCCAAAATGTCCAAGACGTTCACCACCCAGGAGGTCGCCCAGCACAAGACCGATAAGGACATGTGGATCattgtcgaggacggcgttTACGACATCACCG CCTTCCAATCAGAGCaccccggcggcgagaagatTCTCAAGCGCTTCGCAGGCAAGAACGCGACAAAGGTGTTCTGGAAGTACCACAACGAAAAGGTTCTCGAGAAGTACGGCGGCAAGCTCCGCATCGGTACCGTTGGCGAGAGCGCCAAGTTGTGA
- a CDS encoding Putative peptidase M48 → MFPFGALLRPPAFLATYRPSPSRPLAGVSPSGLLLRSRNRIPPLPTIRSPRAAHPHRFFSQTPRRPVLRPPTPGGYDPRNPAHREVLHEYHLRTARPLVTRSSFVRLAKSRGTHAVLLAAVLAAVGFYYANLQTVPVSGRTRFNCYTEAGVNRISDEQVKRVIHEVESQGGRFLPSWDPRSQMVARVMRRLIPVSGLDGQEWEVRVIDDPHTLNAFVLPGGKVFVHSGILRVTRNEDGLAAVLGHEIAHNLAQHVGERMSSSILSNILLGGLVMMSGMFPPAIILVQYLGSGLMDIVFNRPMGRLQESEADYIGLMLMAEACYDPREAVAFWRRMDMAAKRGHAEEVPELLSTHPSTEHRIEKHKEWMPKAIEKWEASDCKGTAGFANMFRRALDRGSIIVQF, encoded by the exons ATGTTCCCCTTCGGCGCCCTCTTGCGGCCGCCCGCCTTCCTTGCCACATaccgcccgtcgccgtctcgccCACTGGCCGGCGTCTCCCCGTCCGGTCTCCTCCTGCGATCGCGTAATCGAATACCTCCCCTCCCGACAATACGAAGCCCTCGCGCCGCGCACCCCCACCGATTCTTCTCCCAAACCCCTCGCCGGCCCGTTCTCCGGCCGCCCACGCCGGGCGGCTACGACCCACGCAACCCGGCGCACCGCGAAGTCCTCCACGAATACCACCTGCGCACGGCGCGGCCGCTCGTCACCAGGTCGAGCTTCGTGCGGCTCGCCAAGTCGCGCGGCACCCACGCCGTCCtcttggccgccgtcctcgcggCCGTGGGCTTCTACTATGCCAACCTGCAGACGGTGCCCGTCTCGGGTCGCACGCGCTTCAACTGCTACACCGAGGCTGGGGTCAACCGCATCTCGGACGAGCAGGTCAAGCGCGTCATCCACGAGGTCGAGTCGCAGGGCGGGCGATTCTTGCCCTCGTGGGACCCGCGCTCGCAGATGGTCGCGCGCGTCATGCGGCGGCTGATTCCCGTGTCCGGGCTCGACGGGCAGGAGTGGGAGGTCCGCGTCATCGACGATCCGCACACACTCAACGCCTTCGTGCTgcccggcggcaaggttTTCGTGCATAGCGGCATCCTGCGCGTGACGCGTAACGAAGACGGGCTGGCGGCCGTTCTAGGCCACGAGATCGCACACAACCTCGCGCAGCACGTCGGTGAGCGCATGAGCTCGTCAATCCTGTCCAACATCCTGCTGGGCGGCCTCGTGATGATGTCGGGCATGTTCCCGCCGGCCATCATACTGGTGCAGTACCTGGGGTCCGGGCTGATGGACATCGTCTTCAACAGGCCCATGGGCCGGCTACAAGAGAGCGAGGCCGACTACATCGGGTTGATGCTCATGGCGGAGGCATGCTACGACCCACGCGAGGCCGTGGCGTTCTGGCGGCGGATGGACATGGCGGCCAAGAGGGGCCACGCGGAGGAGGTGCCCGAGTTGCTCAGCACGCACCCTTCG ACCGAACATCGAATCGAAAAGCACAAGGAGTGgatgcccaaggccatcgagaagtGGGAGGCCAGCGACTGCAAGGGGACGGCCGGCTTCGCCAACATGTTCCGGCGGGCGTTGGACCGGGGAAGCATCATTGTACAGTTCTAG
- a CDS encoding Putative S-adenosyl-L-methionine-dependent methyltransferase superfamily: MSPAAVMSFYPPGAVNGRLHGFEFTFEAIPDKTSLHDSHIEVDPDPHEGETDSLPDDVECFPRHFGRTYHAYRAGSYVFPNDPAEQERLDLQSLALTELFNGRLHFAPIAAEGSPRRVLDVGTGTGAWAMDMGDMYPEARVIGVDLSPIQSNAVPPNVHFYIEDAAQPWAWPDPFDYIHTRVLLGSFGDFKNEVIQQAFDSLQPGGWLESQDFNLEAVSDDGTLTPDAPLSRWVHDMNYASELIGRPLSRSHLLYQWYEEVGFVDVRQRVFKIPINGWAKNPRHKHVGKLWEQNFLDGLSGFSMALFTQVLEKRQEEVQVSLVDVRRDISNMHIHAYQHVWVVWGRKPYPGETIAPRSSSEDRAMAE, translated from the exons ATGTCaccggccgccgtcatgtcTTTTTATCCGCCCGGTGCCGTCAATGGCCGCCTTCATGGCTTCGAGTTCACTTTCGAGGCCATCCCCGACAAGACATCCCTGCACGACAGCCACATAGAAGTCGAT CCCGATCCTCATGAGGG CGAGACCGACTCTCTacccgacgacgtcgagtgTTTTCCTAGGCATTTCGGCAGGACGTATCACGCTTACAGAGCGGGCT CCTACGTGTTCCCCAACGACCCTGCGGAGCAAGAGCGTTTAGACCTGCAGTCGCTGGCTCTTACGGAGCTGTTCAATGGCAGGTTACACTTTGCACCAATAGCCGCAGAGGGCTCTCCTAGACgagtcctcgacgtcggcacGGGGACGGGAGCTTGGGCCATGGACATGGGAGACATGTATCCGGAAGCCCGTGTTATTGGAGTCGACCTGTCGCCGATCCAAAGCAACGCCGTGCCGCCCAACGTTCATTTTTACATCGAGGACGC CGCGCAACCATGGGCATGGCCGGATCCATTCGACTACATTCACACCCGCGTGCTCCTTGGATCCTTCGGTGACTTCAAGAACGAGGTCATCCAGCAGGCCTTTGACTCCCTCCAGCCGGGCGGCTGGCTCGAGTCCCAGGACTTcaacctcgaggccgtcagcgacgacggcacgcTGACGCCGGACGCGCCCCTGTCCCGCTGGGTGCATGACATGAACTACGCGAGCGAGCTCATCGGCCGCCCGCTGTCGAGGTCGCATCTGCTGTATCAGTGGTACGAGGAGGTTggcttcgtcgacgtgcGGCAGCGGGTGTTCAAGATCCCCATCAATGGGTGGGCCAAGAACCCCCGTCACAAGCACGTCGGGAAGCTCTGGGAGCAGAACTTCCTCGACGGGCTGAGCGGATTCAGCATGGCCCTGTTCACGCAGGTCCTGGAAAAGAGACAGGAGGAGGTGCAG GTTTCACTGGTGGATGTGCGTAGAGACATCTCCAACATGCACATACACGCTTACCAACATGTCTGGGTCGTCTGGGGTCGCAAACCGTACCCAGGCGAAACGATCGCTCCGAGGAGTTCATCGGAGGACAGGGCCATGGCCGAGTGA
- a CDS encoding Putative up-regulated during septation protein, which produces MAHIATCMLGVEGEPTTLPYIAKPASPLPPSEPTQLPPPPPTADYKPFVWRMHQPESRKYQLFPKDRQHRPSGKSLDPEQAFALAMGQNEKTEKPCSSSGSLRLRIKEHNLIRRRKVSIPELGPMTTVQEVPMDSPTIPGRPPLHERSVSAPGHHIKQHNSTSSVSSAAAAAATADRSAYIDHACSPERHQRSASETQTARQPASPKQLAPLVIPTHIGNVPRLARQTSHSRMRSGGSSQDIGQLSARTDDSSRSQSRTPYTPLTASTALTTPLSACHSIQSATTPVSAPIMEARDSSKPWENNNTPIAMTPGQHNDDASAPPETESASRPFVHSHRRGQSESGSIMDRGRPRKRSDARNNGSPLPKRSCSTRNKSAERRAFEELPTGWRAGEVANYMGQPELEALQKQAFGQASRFEVLKKDDVEMLSKELRQLDERTEYLRRTYTSLRAGRRNLHSRMCQYLRSPRTARFSTDSMLKQEEALAELDTSIDDWVNKLEQAENRRTRVRQKLLEHVAAAATLPTPAATAASESLQLAMGIRSPPPPGVGDISTPPRSPTKNAFSSHAANSSPSPQRVVAQVPSTIVEQPVVEETPRALANKHESAFSHRRIGMESIRIYADSDVYALLADVENEITKMSAAANLPESTAALSDDERKEIHRARSHEALSGLSTDAKNTVPSPRAPSPPAKNSPADGEAIFLTSAVFRG; this is translated from the exons aTGGCTCACATCGCAACCTGTATGCTCGGTGTCGAAGGCGAGCCCACCACTCTGCCGTATATAGCCAAGCCGGCCTCCCCACTACCTCCCTCAGAACCA ACAcaactgccgccgccaccgccgacaGCGGACTACAAACCCTTCGTGTGGAGGATGCACCAGCCAGAGTCTCGGAAGTACCAGCTCTTTCCCAAAGATCGTCAGCACCGGCCGTCAGGAAAGAGCCTCGACCCGGAGCAAGCATTCGCCCTCGCCATGGGACAGAACGAAAAGACAGAAAAgccctgcagcagcagcggctcgcTTCGGCTACGCATCAAGGAGCACAACCTCATTAGACGGCGCAAAGTGAGCATTCCCGAGCTGGGCCCAATGACAACAGTCCAGGAAGTTCCCATGGATTCAC CCACCATTCCGGGACGACCACCTCTGCACGAGAGGTCCGTCAGCGCCCCTGGTCATCACATCAAGCAGCACAATTCCACTAGTTCCgtctcgtccgccgccgccgccgccgccactgccgATAGGTCTGCGTACATAGATCACGCTTGCTCTCCGGAACGGCACCAACGATCTGCTTCGGAAACCCAGACAGCTCGTCAGCCTGCCTCGCCGAAGCAGCTGGCCCCTCTCGTCATCCCTACTCACATCGGCAATGTGCCTCGCCTGGCCAGACAAACCTCACACAGTCGCATGCGATCAGGCGGCTCTAGTCAGGATATTGGCCAGCTTTCTGCCCGAACCGACGACTCGTCCAGGTCACAGTCTCGAACCCCCTACACTCCTTTGACGGCTTCCACCGCCCTGACAACGCCGCTGTCAGCCTGCCACAGTATACAATCTGCCACTACACCCGTGTCTGCTCCCATCATGGAGGCCCGAGACTCATCCAAGCCATGggagaacaacaacacaccTATCGCAATGACTCCCGGTCAACACAACGATGACGCCTCGGCACCGCCCGAAACCGAATCTGCATCCCGGCCGTTCGTTCACTCGCATAGGAGGGGACAATCCGAATCCGGTAGCATCATGGATCGGGGCCGCCCAAGGAAGCGGAGCGACGCGCGAAACAATGGCAGTCCTCTTCCCAAGCGAAGCTGCTCGACACGCAACAAGAGCGCTGAGCGTCGGGCTTTCGAGGAGCTCCCGACCGGATGGCGCGCTGGTGAGGTGGCCAATTACATGGGACAACCCGAATTGGAGGCGTTACAAAAGCAGGCATTTGGCCAGGCCTCCAGGTTTGAGGTATTGAAGAAGGATGACGTCGAGATGCTTTCAAAG GAACTGCGCCAGCTCGACGAACGAACTGAGTACCTTCGTCGCACCTACACCTCTTtgcgagctggccgacgcaACCTGCACTCTCGCATGTGTCAATACCTTCGCTCTCCTCGGACGGCGAGGTTCAGCACGGACTCGATGCTGAAGCAAGAGGAAGCTCTTGCTGAGCTCGACACCTCAATTGATGACTGGGTCAACAAGCTCGAACAGGCCGAAAACCGCCGGACGCGGGTACGCCAAAAGCTCCTGGAACAcgttgctgccgccgctaCACTTCCCActccggcggcaacggctgCGAGCGAGTCATTGCAGCTGGCCATGGGGATCCGTTCGCCTCCACCACCGGGCGTTGGGGACATCTCCACACCCCCCCGAAGCCCCACCAAGAACGCATTCTCTTCACACGCTGCCAACAGCTCCCCCTCGCCGCAACGAGTCGTCGCGCAGGTCCCCAGTACCATTGTTGAGCAGCCCGTGGTCGAGGAGACGCCCAGAGCCTTGGCCAACAAGCACGAGTCTGCTTTTAGCCATCGCCGCATCGGCATGGAAAGCATCCGCATCTACGCCGACAGCGACGTGTACGCGCTCTTGGCCGACGTGGAGAACGAAATCACCAAGATGAGTGCAGCAGCAAACTTGCCCGAAAGCACTGCCGCCCTCTCTGATGATGAGCGGAAAGAGATCCATCGGGCGCGCAGCCACGAGGCTCTCAGCGGACTTTCGACGGATGCGAAGAACACCGTCCCATCTCCCCGCGCACCTTCGCCCCCGGCCAAGAATAGCCCGGCAGACGGCGAGGCCATCTTCCTCACCAGTGCCGTATTCCGAGGCTGA